CGGCAGCTCTGCCGCCGTAAAGCGCAGCAGGTCACCTAGCCACTCGGCATCGTCCCAGCGATCGGCCTCGATAAGCAGGTGCGGCTTGGCCCCTGGATAGGGCGGCGCTTCCGCCACCGGCTCGGCATGGAGGCGACCGGATGCCGTCGGCTTCACGTAGAGCTGATCGTCACAGATCGAACCGATCATCTTGCCGTCGACGTATACGCCGTATTCGCCGAACATCGGCCTGGTCGACACCGTGCCGGCGCCCGTTGCCTGTTCGAGTAGGTAATCGACTGTGCGTCGCTGCGTTGCCATATCGTGAACCTAACCGACGAGCCCCGCCGCGAGCAATATACCGACCATCGTCCGCGTCGCCGACCGCAATGAACGAACGTTCATTTTCGTGGAGGATCAAGATGTAGCTGGATGACCGACTCTGGGTCTTGTTGTCGTCATTCTGAAGCTAAATACGACGCAGAACCACCGAATGGTTGTTCGCCGGCATCTCGACGATGGACTCTGGAACGAACCCTGCTGCCGATTGGATCATCCCATCCAGGTCCCGCAAGCCCCAGCGCGCGTCACGCTCTTTGAGCGAGGCGTCGAACGCTTCATTGGACGGCGCTGTCGGGAAACCGACCCGGCGATACGGGCCGTACAGAACAATCGGCCCGCCCCGTCGCAATAGGCGGGCGGCGCCGGCAAGCAGTCCGAGCGTCGCCGGCCAAGGGCTGATATGGAC
The genomic region above belongs to Sphingomonas qomolangmaensis and contains:
- a CDS encoding TfoX/Sxy family protein, with the protein product MATQRRTVDYLLEQATGAGTVSTRPMFGEYGVYVDGKMIGSICDDQLYVKPTASGRLHAEPVAEAPPYPGAKPHLLIEADRWDDAEWLGDLLRFTAAELPVPKPRKSKRGT